Proteins encoded by one window of Salvia splendens isolate huo1 chromosome 14, SspV2, whole genome shotgun sequence:
- the LOC121765716 gene encoding membrane protein of ER body-like protein isoform X3 → MTNIKTFNFVYEGLGVNHIVEGPALTTQDASSLDPVIQFNGASVITNQHKEAVKENGVSSSDVRHSDSSSQEDLVAKHVKQVSSLDPAVEFNGASIIRDQYEEGEETEANGINGTSHEPSKEIESAETEDDLEITELDVERVIRNQTTHDLHCPNCHSCITKKVILTKRKRRVRISDEEVKRPKTGTEATGTVSSEDQVHQEGEVGDQDAQTAPIDEDDRDRGATVFRCLSCFSIFIPTGDGIRLFRSYGGKCGKENARGGQAPDVKKSWFDMFNPNRQKTPVEEGSSSETNVQQVSSGILSSGPARESGRPLVLEDTAHEGRDLTLPGLDHLKLPLLVDSERSDDMLDADQQKASKPSREVQTSRDKDIVQLPQPSVSMAEDADGTLNISVSVPHDEQDVKATIVTTSVLDKPLRTGNTSEIGDAPAAQGEGNDTRITIDAHPPATVISPPTASQLGTQTSTADRKGRGAREEHKVEVIKSIIYGGLAETMTSLSVVSSAAGGGAATLNVLTLGAANLIGGLFIIAHNLWDLRCDRLEEQLSNQITEQADRYRQLLGQRQNFMLHAVVAIISYILFGLVPPVVYGFSFHESDDKQLKLLMVAVASLVCILVLTVGKAYVQRPPKPYLKTVTTFLILGISVSGMSYAAGRLVERLLEKLGLFTPSSAAPNFLVPEMRPVGSGWASD, encoded by the exons ATGACCAATATCAAAacttttaattttgtatatGAAG GTTTAGGCGTTAATCATATCGTGGAAGGTCCTGCGCTTACAACACAGGATGCCTCATCTCTTGATCCGGTGATTCAGTTCAATGGTGCTTCTGTCATAACCAATCAACACAAGGAAGCGGTCAAGGAGAATGGCGTTTCTAGTTCAGATGTCAGGCATTCAGACAGTTCATCTCAAGAAG atttggTTGCAAAACATGTAAAACAAGTCTCGTCTCTTGATCCCGCTGTTGAGTTCAATGGTGCATCCATTATTAGGGATCAATACGAGGAAGGTGAGGAGACTGAGGCGAATGGCATTAATGGAACGAGTCATGAGCCTTCCAAAGAGATCGAGAGTGCAGAAACCGAGGATGATCTGGAAATAACAGAGTTAGATGTCGAAAGAGTCATACGGAACCAAACCACACATGATCTGCATTGTCCCAACTGCCACTCTTGCATCACAAAGAAAGTTATTCTCACCAAACGGAAGCGCAGAGTAAGGATTTCCGATGAGGAGGTGAAGCGTCCCAAAACAGGAACAGAAGCCACAGGGACTGTTTCGTCCGAGGACCAAGTTCATCAAGAAGGGGAAGTTGGTGACCAAGATGCCCAAACAGCACCTATCGATGAAGATGACCGTGACAGAGGGGCGACTGTATTTCGTTGCTTATCATGCTTCAGCATTTTCATTCCAACTG GTGATGGAATCAGATTATTCCGATCATATGGTGGGAAATGTGGGAAAGAAAATGCACGGGGCGGTCAAGCACCAGATGTAAAGAAGAGCTGGTTCGACATGTTTAACCCGAATAGGCAGAAAACACCAGTTGAGGAAG GAAGTAGTTCTGAGACGAATGTGCAACAAGTTAGCTCAGGAATTCTGTCGTCTGGCCCTGCTCGTGAAAGTGGCCGACCATTAGTTTTAGAAGATACTGCACACGAAGGCCGGGATCTAACTCTTCCCGGCCTAGACCATCTAAAACTCCCTTTGTTAGTAG ATAGTGAGAGGTCGGATGATATGTTAGACGCGGATCAGCAAAAGGCATCAAAACCTAGCCGGGAAGTTCAAACCAGTCGAGACAAGGACATCGTCCAGCTCCCACAACCATCAGTTTCAATGGCTGAAGACGCAGATGGCACATTGAATATCTCAGTATCTGTTCCTCACGACGAGCAAGACGTTAAAGCCACAATTGTGACTACATCTGTTCTAGACAAGCCACTCAGAACTGGAAACACTTCAGAAATAGGAGATGCACCAGCTGCACAAG GTGAAGGCAATGATACCAGGATAACAATAGATGCACATCCACCTGCGACTGTAATATCTCCTCCGACAGCATCCCAGTTGGGAACTCAAACTAGTACTGCTGATCGAAAAGGGCGTGGAGCGAGAGAAGAACACAAAGTTGAAGTGATTAAAAGCATCATCTACGGTGGGCTGGCAGAGACCATGACTAGCCTTAGCGTCGTATCATCAGCCGCTGGTGGAGGCGCAGCCACAT TGAATGTGTTGACTCTGGGAGCTGCAAATTTGATTGGAGGTCTTTTTATCATTGCTCACAAT CTCTGGGATTTAAGATGCGACCGCCTCGAGGAGCAGCTCTCCAACCAAATAACCGAGCAGGCGGATCGTTACAGGCAGCTCCTAGGCCAGAGACAGAATTTCATGCTTCATGCTGTTGTCGCCATAATATCATACATCTTGTTCGGATTGGTGCCTCCGGTCGTGTACGGCTTCTCGTTCCACGAGTCGGACGACAAACAGTTGAAGCTTTTGATGGTGGCAGTGGCTTCCCTTGTTTGCATACTTGTGCTAACTGTTGGAAAGGCCTATGTGCAGAGGCCTCCAAAGCCTTACTTGAAAACAGTCACGACCTTCTTGATTCTTGGGATATCAGTCTCGGGCATGTCGTACGCCGCTGGCAGATTAGTCGAGCGCCTGCTGGAGAAGCTCGGTCTGTTCACGCCAAGCTCGGCAGCTCCTAACTTCCTTGTGCCGGAAATGAGACCAGTTGGTTCAGGATGGGCCTCTGACTGA
- the LOC121765716 gene encoding membrane protein of ER body-like protein isoform X2 has protein sequence MEKEEQKLEEQEAEETNPLVRNSKKIPAESDWVLDNETEAINGDKNFEENLVFHHNASGLGVNHIVEGPALTTQDASSLDPVIQFNGASVITNQHKEAVKENGVSSSDVRHSDSSSQEDLVAKHVKQVSSLDPAVEFNGASIIRDQYEEGEETEANGINGTSHEPSKEIESAETEDDLEITELDVERVIRNQTTHDLHCPNCHSCITKKVILTKRKRRVRISDEEVKRPKTGTEATGTVSSEDQVHQEGEVGDQDAQTAPIDEDDRDRGATVFRCLSCFSIFIPTGDGIRLFRSYGGKCGKENARGGQAPDVKKSWFDMFNPNRQKTPVEEGSSSETNVQQVSSGILSSGPARESGRPLVLEDTAHEGRDLTLPGLDHLKLPLLVDSERSDDMLDADQQKASKPSREVQTSRDKDIVQLPQPSVSMAEDADGTLNISVSVPHDEQDVKATIVTTSVLDKPLRTGNTSEIGDAPAAQGEGNDTRITIDAHPPATVISPPTASQLGTQTSTADRKGRGAREEHKVEVIKSIIYGGLAETMTSLSVVSSAAGGGAATLNVLTLGAANLIGGLFIIAHNLWDLRCDRLEEQLSNQITEQADRYRQLLGQRQNFMLHAVVAIISYILFGLVPPVVYGFSFHESDDKQLKLLMVAVASLVCILVLTVGKAYVQRPPKPYLKTVTTFLILGISVSGMSYAAGRLVERLLEKLGLFTPSSAAPNFLVPEMRPVGSGWASD, from the exons atGGAAAAGGAAGAACAGAAgttggaggagcaagaagctGAGGAAACCAATCCACTGGTgagaaattcaaaaaaaatcccTGCAGAGAGTGATTGGGTTCTTGACAATGAAACAGAAGCCATTAATGGGGACAAGAATTTTGAGGAAAATCTTGTTTTCCATCACAATGCTTCAG GTTTAGGCGTTAATCATATCGTGGAAGGTCCTGCGCTTACAACACAGGATGCCTCATCTCTTGATCCGGTGATTCAGTTCAATGGTGCTTCTGTCATAACCAATCAACACAAGGAAGCGGTCAAGGAGAATGGCGTTTCTAGTTCAGATGTCAGGCATTCAGACAGTTCATCTCAAGAAG atttggTTGCAAAACATGTAAAACAAGTCTCGTCTCTTGATCCCGCTGTTGAGTTCAATGGTGCATCCATTATTAGGGATCAATACGAGGAAGGTGAGGAGACTGAGGCGAATGGCATTAATGGAACGAGTCATGAGCCTTCCAAAGAGATCGAGAGTGCAGAAACCGAGGATGATCTGGAAATAACAGAGTTAGATGTCGAAAGAGTCATACGGAACCAAACCACACATGATCTGCATTGTCCCAACTGCCACTCTTGCATCACAAAGAAAGTTATTCTCACCAAACGGAAGCGCAGAGTAAGGATTTCCGATGAGGAGGTGAAGCGTCCCAAAACAGGAACAGAAGCCACAGGGACTGTTTCGTCCGAGGACCAAGTTCATCAAGAAGGGGAAGTTGGTGACCAAGATGCCCAAACAGCACCTATCGATGAAGATGACCGTGACAGAGGGGCGACTGTATTTCGTTGCTTATCATGCTTCAGCATTTTCATTCCAACTG GTGATGGAATCAGATTATTCCGATCATATGGTGGGAAATGTGGGAAAGAAAATGCACGGGGCGGTCAAGCACCAGATGTAAAGAAGAGCTGGTTCGACATGTTTAACCCGAATAGGCAGAAAACACCAGTTGAGGAAG GAAGTAGTTCTGAGACGAATGTGCAACAAGTTAGCTCAGGAATTCTGTCGTCTGGCCCTGCTCGTGAAAGTGGCCGACCATTAGTTTTAGAAGATACTGCACACGAAGGCCGGGATCTAACTCTTCCCGGCCTAGACCATCTAAAACTCCCTTTGTTAGTAG ATAGTGAGAGGTCGGATGATATGTTAGACGCGGATCAGCAAAAGGCATCAAAACCTAGCCGGGAAGTTCAAACCAGTCGAGACAAGGACATCGTCCAGCTCCCACAACCATCAGTTTCAATGGCTGAAGACGCAGATGGCACATTGAATATCTCAGTATCTGTTCCTCACGACGAGCAAGACGTTAAAGCCACAATTGTGACTACATCTGTTCTAGACAAGCCACTCAGAACTGGAAACACTTCAGAAATAGGAGATGCACCAGCTGCACAAG GTGAAGGCAATGATACCAGGATAACAATAGATGCACATCCACCTGCGACTGTAATATCTCCTCCGACAGCATCCCAGTTGGGAACTCAAACTAGTACTGCTGATCGAAAAGGGCGTGGAGCGAGAGAAGAACACAAAGTTGAAGTGATTAAAAGCATCATCTACGGTGGGCTGGCAGAGACCATGACTAGCCTTAGCGTCGTATCATCAGCCGCTGGTGGAGGCGCAGCCACAT TGAATGTGTTGACTCTGGGAGCTGCAAATTTGATTGGAGGTCTTTTTATCATTGCTCACAAT CTCTGGGATTTAAGATGCGACCGCCTCGAGGAGCAGCTCTCCAACCAAATAACCGAGCAGGCGGATCGTTACAGGCAGCTCCTAGGCCAGAGACAGAATTTCATGCTTCATGCTGTTGTCGCCATAATATCATACATCTTGTTCGGATTGGTGCCTCCGGTCGTGTACGGCTTCTCGTTCCACGAGTCGGACGACAAACAGTTGAAGCTTTTGATGGTGGCAGTGGCTTCCCTTGTTTGCATACTTGTGCTAACTGTTGGAAAGGCCTATGTGCAGAGGCCTCCAAAGCCTTACTTGAAAACAGTCACGACCTTCTTGATTCTTGGGATATCAGTCTCGGGCATGTCGTACGCCGCTGGCAGATTAGTCGAGCGCCTGCTGGAGAAGCTCGGTCTGTTCACGCCAAGCTCGGCAGCTCCTAACTTCCTTGTGCCGGAAATGAGACCAGTTGGTTCAGGATGGGCCTCTGACTGA
- the LOC121764607 gene encoding protein RESPONSE TO LOW SULFUR 3-like translates to MAPSIAIPAAAQQTKGEAALRRRNEELERELRESLEREERTRAELTRTMERLMVTEEAEERLCSQLGELEAEAVGQAREYRARIMELMDQLAGMPQQANLISQ, encoded by the coding sequence ATGGCGCCAAGCATTGCCATTCCCGCCGCCGCGCAGCAAACGAAAGGCGAGGCAGCACTGAGGCGGAGGAACGAGGAGCTGGAGAGGGAGCTGAGGGAGAGCCtcgagagagaggagagaacgAGGGCGGAGTTGACACGAACAATGGAGCGCCTGATGGTGACGGAGGAGGCCGAGGAGCGCCTCTGCTCGCAGCTTGGCGAGCTCGAGGCCGAGGCCGTGGGCCAGGCCCGGGAATACAGGGCCCGGATTATGGAGTTGATGGACCAGCTTGCGGGAATGCCTCAACAAGCAAACCTCATTTCTCAATga
- the LOC121765716 gene encoding membrane protein of ER body-like protein isoform X1, protein MEKEEQKLEEQEAEETNPLVRNSKKIPAESDWVLDNETEAINGDKNFEENLVFHHNASGIWKCRICPWTYGNGSVCVDRFQNHRGLLHNMTNIKTFNFVYEGLGVNHIVEGPALTTQDASSLDPVIQFNGASVITNQHKEAVKENGVSSSDVRHSDSSSQEDLVAKHVKQVSSLDPAVEFNGASIIRDQYEEGEETEANGINGTSHEPSKEIESAETEDDLEITELDVERVIRNQTTHDLHCPNCHSCITKKVILTKRKRRVRISDEEVKRPKTGTEATGTVSSEDQVHQEGEVGDQDAQTAPIDEDDRDRGATVFRCLSCFSIFIPTGDGIRLFRSYGGKCGKENARGGQAPDVKKSWFDMFNPNRQKTPVEEGSSSETNVQQVSSGILSSGPARESGRPLVLEDTAHEGRDLTLPGLDHLKLPLLVDSERSDDMLDADQQKASKPSREVQTSRDKDIVQLPQPSVSMAEDADGTLNISVSVPHDEQDVKATIVTTSVLDKPLRTGNTSEIGDAPAAQGEGNDTRITIDAHPPATVISPPTASQLGTQTSTADRKGRGAREEHKVEVIKSIIYGGLAETMTSLSVVSSAAGGGAATLNVLTLGAANLIGGLFIIAHNLWDLRCDRLEEQLSNQITEQADRYRQLLGQRQNFMLHAVVAIISYILFGLVPPVVYGFSFHESDDKQLKLLMVAVASLVCILVLTVGKAYVQRPPKPYLKTVTTFLILGISVSGMSYAAGRLVERLLEKLGLFTPSSAAPNFLVPEMRPVGSGWASD, encoded by the exons atGGAAAAGGAAGAACAGAAgttggaggagcaagaagctGAGGAAACCAATCCACTGGTgagaaattcaaaaaaaatcccTGCAGAGAGTGATTGGGTTCTTGACAATGAAACAGAAGCCATTAATGGGGACAAGAATTTTGAGGAAAATCTTGTTTTCCATCACAATGCTTCAG GAATATGGAAGTGTCGAATCTGCCCTTGGACGTATGGCAATGGAAGTGTCTGTGTTGATCGGTTTCAGAATCATAGAGGACTGTTGCATAACATGACCAATATCAAAacttttaattttgtatatGAAG GTTTAGGCGTTAATCATATCGTGGAAGGTCCTGCGCTTACAACACAGGATGCCTCATCTCTTGATCCGGTGATTCAGTTCAATGGTGCTTCTGTCATAACCAATCAACACAAGGAAGCGGTCAAGGAGAATGGCGTTTCTAGTTCAGATGTCAGGCATTCAGACAGTTCATCTCAAGAAG atttggTTGCAAAACATGTAAAACAAGTCTCGTCTCTTGATCCCGCTGTTGAGTTCAATGGTGCATCCATTATTAGGGATCAATACGAGGAAGGTGAGGAGACTGAGGCGAATGGCATTAATGGAACGAGTCATGAGCCTTCCAAAGAGATCGAGAGTGCAGAAACCGAGGATGATCTGGAAATAACAGAGTTAGATGTCGAAAGAGTCATACGGAACCAAACCACACATGATCTGCATTGTCCCAACTGCCACTCTTGCATCACAAAGAAAGTTATTCTCACCAAACGGAAGCGCAGAGTAAGGATTTCCGATGAGGAGGTGAAGCGTCCCAAAACAGGAACAGAAGCCACAGGGACTGTTTCGTCCGAGGACCAAGTTCATCAAGAAGGGGAAGTTGGTGACCAAGATGCCCAAACAGCACCTATCGATGAAGATGACCGTGACAGAGGGGCGACTGTATTTCGTTGCTTATCATGCTTCAGCATTTTCATTCCAACTG GTGATGGAATCAGATTATTCCGATCATATGGTGGGAAATGTGGGAAAGAAAATGCACGGGGCGGTCAAGCACCAGATGTAAAGAAGAGCTGGTTCGACATGTTTAACCCGAATAGGCAGAAAACACCAGTTGAGGAAG GAAGTAGTTCTGAGACGAATGTGCAACAAGTTAGCTCAGGAATTCTGTCGTCTGGCCCTGCTCGTGAAAGTGGCCGACCATTAGTTTTAGAAGATACTGCACACGAAGGCCGGGATCTAACTCTTCCCGGCCTAGACCATCTAAAACTCCCTTTGTTAGTAG ATAGTGAGAGGTCGGATGATATGTTAGACGCGGATCAGCAAAAGGCATCAAAACCTAGCCGGGAAGTTCAAACCAGTCGAGACAAGGACATCGTCCAGCTCCCACAACCATCAGTTTCAATGGCTGAAGACGCAGATGGCACATTGAATATCTCAGTATCTGTTCCTCACGACGAGCAAGACGTTAAAGCCACAATTGTGACTACATCTGTTCTAGACAAGCCACTCAGAACTGGAAACACTTCAGAAATAGGAGATGCACCAGCTGCACAAG GTGAAGGCAATGATACCAGGATAACAATAGATGCACATCCACCTGCGACTGTAATATCTCCTCCGACAGCATCCCAGTTGGGAACTCAAACTAGTACTGCTGATCGAAAAGGGCGTGGAGCGAGAGAAGAACACAAAGTTGAAGTGATTAAAAGCATCATCTACGGTGGGCTGGCAGAGACCATGACTAGCCTTAGCGTCGTATCATCAGCCGCTGGTGGAGGCGCAGCCACAT TGAATGTGTTGACTCTGGGAGCTGCAAATTTGATTGGAGGTCTTTTTATCATTGCTCACAAT CTCTGGGATTTAAGATGCGACCGCCTCGAGGAGCAGCTCTCCAACCAAATAACCGAGCAGGCGGATCGTTACAGGCAGCTCCTAGGCCAGAGACAGAATTTCATGCTTCATGCTGTTGTCGCCATAATATCATACATCTTGTTCGGATTGGTGCCTCCGGTCGTGTACGGCTTCTCGTTCCACGAGTCGGACGACAAACAGTTGAAGCTTTTGATGGTGGCAGTGGCTTCCCTTGTTTGCATACTTGTGCTAACTGTTGGAAAGGCCTATGTGCAGAGGCCTCCAAAGCCTTACTTGAAAACAGTCACGACCTTCTTGATTCTTGGGATATCAGTCTCGGGCATGTCGTACGCCGCTGGCAGATTAGTCGAGCGCCTGCTGGAGAAGCTCGGTCTGTTCACGCCAAGCTCGGCAGCTCCTAACTTCCTTGTGCCGGAAATGAGACCAGTTGGTTCAGGATGGGCCTCTGACTGA
- the LOC121765638 gene encoding F-box protein At5g07610-like has translation MITDNDDLLIEILLWLPAKSLIRFKLVSKKWSDLISSHHFSEQHTLQQRHRRRDSKLRPSLLLHLAEASSYLYLHSSPNGEKLVPYAFSSALASPTIRSFSNGLFLLQCRNVESPFEVCHVYNPATKQSKKILLNVDRMYRSVLGLNLVFDPLKSPHYKIICIKSTPRRSFSLCRSWWRRCQIEVYESETSTWKVCGEPFLAPRELVFDHGIEWKDCIHWCGVFFDLQECSIGQHPEIVVPGDAETGGFLQKHVESNGFLHNVAHFPTKKSVMVFELQRDYSEWSLKYHINLDGASGPLSVLSYIRGESEKEEDSKLVLHEPGKIKFYALQENCVKGLVDFEGKEFYQVGQAQSTVNRSFQVIETLASV, from the coding sequence ATGATCACCGACAACGACGATCTGTTGATCGAGATCCTCCTCTGGCTGCCTGCTAAATCCCTCATCAGATTCAAATTGGTGAGCAAGAAATGGTCCGACTTGATCTCGAGCCATCATTTCTCCGAACAGCATACTCTGCAGCAGCGCCACAGACGCCGTGATTCAAAGTTGAGGCCTTCCCTCCTCCTCCATCTCGCAGAGGCATCAAGCTACTTGTATCTTCACAGCAGTCCCAATGGTGAAAAGTTGGTGCCATATGCTTTCTCCTCGGCTCTAGCTTCTCCAACTATACGGAGCTTCTCCAACGGCCTCTTTCTGCTCCAGTGCCGCAATGTCGAGAGCCCTTTTGAGGTTTGTCACGTCTACAATCCAGCCACAAAGCAGTCCAAAAAGATCTTGCTCAACGTGGATCGCATGTATAGAAGTGTTTTGGGGCTCAACTTGGTATTCGATCCCCTGAAATCGCCTCATTACAAGATTATCTGCATCAAGTCTACTCCGAGGAGATCATTCAGCCTCTGCCGGAGCTGGTGGAGGCGCTGCCAGATTGAGGTGTACGAGTCTGAAACGAGCACCTGGAAGGTTTGTGGTGAACCTTTTCTGGCTCCACGAGAACTGGTGTTTGATCACGGGATAGAGTGGAAAGATTGCATCCACTGGTGTGGGGTCTTCTTTGATCTTCAAGAGTGTAGTATTGGACAGCATCCAGAAATTGTGGTTCCCGGGGATGCTGAAACGGGGGGTTTCCTCCAGAAGCACGTAGAGTCCAACGGCTTTTTGCATAATGTTGCTCACTTCCCCACAAAGAAATCTGTAATGGTCTTTGAACTGCAACGCGACTACTCTGAGTGGTCGTTGAAGTATCACATTAATCTCGATGGAGCTTCGGGGCCACTGTCCGTGCTGAGTTACATCAGGGGGGAAAGCGAAAAGGAAGAAGATAGCAAGTTGGTGCTTCATGAACCGGGCAAGATTAAGTTTTACGCGCTGCAAGAGAATTGCGTGAAGGGGCTCGTAGATTTCGAAGGGAAGGAGTTTTACCAAGTGGGACAGGCTCAATCCACTGTGAACCGTAGTTTTCAAGTCATTGAGACTCTAGCTTCTGTTTGA
- the LOC121765827 gene encoding transcription factor TGA2.2-like, which produces MEDASPRTDSSTDADTEDKMSNQLQGIGASDGSDKSRDQKTLRRLAQNREAARKSRLRKKAYVQQLESSRMKLTQLEQELQRARQQGIFISSSGDQSQSIGGNGALAFDVEYARWLEEHNKRINELRGAVNSHAGDGELRIIVDGVVSQHDDIFRIKGDAAKADVFHILSGMWKTPAERCFLWLGGFRSSELLKLLINQLEPLTEQQLLAINNLQQSSQQAEDALSQGMEALQQSLAETLAGSLGPTGSSGNVANYMGQMAMAMGKLGTLEGFIRQADNLRQQTLQQMHRILTTRQSARALLAISDYFSRLRALSSLWLARPRE; this is translated from the exons ATGGAAGATGCTAGTCCTAGGACGGATTCGTCCACCGATGCAGATACGGAAGATAAAATG AGCAATCAATTACAGGGAATAGGTGCTTCCGATGGCAGTGATAAGTCAAGAGATCAAAAG ACTCTCCGTAGGCTTGCTCAAAACCGGGAAGCTGCAAGGAAAAGTCGCTTGAGAAAGAAG GCCTATGTTCAACAGCTAGAAAGCAGCAGAATGAAATTGACGCAACTCGAGCAAGAGCTTCAACGAGCTAGACAGCAG GGGATATTTATTTCGAGTTCAGGAGATCAATCTCAATCAATTGGTGGAAACG GTGCCTTGGCCTTCGATGTTGAGTACGCGAGGTGGCTGGAGGAGCACAACAAACGGATTAATGAGCTTAGAGGCGCTGTCAATTCGCACGCGGGTGATGGTGAACTCCGCATAATCGTTGACGGCGTTGTGTCTCAGCATGACGACATCTTTAGGATAAAAGGCGATGCTGCAAAGGCCGACGTCTTCCACATCTTGTCGGGCATGTGGAAGACGCCTGCTGAAAGATGCTTCCTCTGGCTTGGTGGCTTCCGCTCGTCCGAACTTCTTAAG CTTCTAATTAATCAGTTAGAGCCATTGACTGAACAGCAGTTATTGGCTATCAACAACTTGCAACAATCGTCTCAGCAAGCCGAAGATGCTCTATCTCAAGGAATGGAAGCCTTGCAGCAGTCGTTGGCCGAGACGTTAGCTGGTTCCCTCGGTCCAACAGGCTCTTCTGGTAACGTTGCGAATTACATGGGTCAAATGGCGATGGCAATGGGAAAGTTGGGAACTCTCGAGGGCTTCATTCGTCAG GCGGATAATTTGCGGCAGCAAACCCTCCAGCAAATGCACCGGATATTAACAACTCGCCAGTCAGCCCGTGCTCTCTTAGCTATCAGCGACTACTTCTCCCGTCTGCGGGCCCTCAGCTCCCTCTGGCTCGCGCGACCCCGGGAATAG